The following coding sequences lie in one Bacillus solimangrovi genomic window:
- a CDS encoding YkgJ family cysteine cluster protein, with product MNQPLTYEQILNVCKTINDKYMPDESTFYEKVDELLQDEEHDADQLVVIAYRELLKSLDQQIEVIEEQVNISPTCFKGCAFCCYFPIIVTKLEAKVILSHINSLPAEDRKSVLAHLNQYFLEHENKMNEVCSLDFHEDPDFKKKYITQQLPCPMLNTKTNTCVAYKARPTPCRTYLNYGSPQVCANNLVPKEPFSYEFLHEYYFQAFNELIQVLLSNGEEINTINYPDDLFEYDYLPNHLKRELEDQSH from the coding sequence GTGAATCAACCATTAACATATGAACAAATTCTTAATGTATGTAAAACAATTAATGATAAATATATGCCAGATGAGTCGACTTTTTATGAAAAAGTTGATGAATTACTTCAAGATGAGGAACATGATGCAGATCAGCTTGTTGTGATTGCATATCGTGAGTTATTGAAATCACTCGATCAACAAATAGAAGTAATTGAAGAACAGGTAAATATATCTCCAACTTGTTTTAAAGGCTGTGCTTTTTGCTGTTATTTCCCAATCATCGTAACGAAGCTTGAAGCAAAAGTGATTTTATCTCATATTAACAGTCTGCCTGCTGAGGATAGAAAAAGTGTATTAGCTCACTTAAACCAATATTTCCTTGAGCATGAAAATAAAATGAATGAAGTATGTTCATTAGACTTCCATGAAGATCCGGACTTTAAAAAGAAATATATCACTCAGCAATTACCATGTCCAATGCTTAATACAAAGACAAATACATGTGTCGCTTATAAAGCACGTCCGACACCTTGTCGTACGTACTTAAATTATGGTTCACCACAAGTATGCGCGAATAACTTAGTACCTAAAGAACCATTTAGTTATGAATTCTTACACGAATATTATTTCCAAGCCTTTAACGAGCTTATTCAAGTCCTGCTCTCGAATGGGGAGGAAATTAATACCATAAATTACCCAGATGACTTATTTGAATATGATTACTTGCCAAACCATCTAAAGCGTGAGTTAGAAGACCAGTCACATTAA
- a CDS encoding purine/pyrimidine permease, which translates to MLRTHILSSFQWMLFIVSGNIVAPIGIASMYGLSTEMTVEFVSRTFIVLAISGLLQVLFGHRLPINEGPAGLWWGVFTLYSNLGLVLFGSQAETLRVLEFALIVSGVICILLSMLGLLDRLAKYFTPVVTGTYLLLLVVQLSGSFLNGLLGVDSIDGKVSSSMMIVSTIVVIFAFLFTTHNQLKKIGIIGSLTIGWIIFAMVGYADKIEVPDKLISLPEIFVFGIPRVEWSIVPTVIFVTLLLITNMLASVKIVESVFKLEHVNFEKISIKKTGVLMGVGQILAGLFSAIGPVPISGSGGFIASSKITSRIPFIIASSLIIVGSLFTPFITFIAALPPAVGYAAIFPIFASMISLGLKEIVNAYNVEDAVRKVGVPLFAGVGVMFVPSQAFSTLPPIVSSLLSNGLVFGTLIALFIEIASKRDLEKSKTVRIP; encoded by the coding sequence ATATTGAGGACACACATCTTGTCGTCTTTTCAATGGATGCTATTTATTGTTTCAGGGAATATTGTAGCTCCAATTGGAATTGCTTCAATGTATGGTTTATCAACTGAAATGACGGTTGAATTTGTTTCAAGAACGTTTATTGTATTAGCAATATCGGGCTTGTTACAAGTATTGTTTGGACATCGTTTACCTATTAATGAAGGACCTGCAGGATTGTGGTGGGGAGTGTTCACTCTTTATTCAAACCTTGGTCTCGTTCTATTTGGTTCACAAGCTGAAACGTTACGTGTGCTTGAGTTTGCATTAATTGTAAGCGGAGTGATTTGTATATTATTAAGTATGTTAGGATTGTTAGATAGATTAGCAAAATACTTTACTCCTGTCGTAACTGGTACATATTTGCTCCTATTAGTTGTGCAATTAAGTGGGTCATTTTTAAACGGGTTGCTCGGTGTAGATAGTATAGACGGTAAAGTTTCTTCTTCAATGATGATTGTTTCTACTATTGTAGTTATCTTCGCATTTTTATTTACTACCCATAACCAATTAAAGAAGATCGGTATTATCGGAAGTCTTACTATCGGATGGATTATCTTTGCAATGGTTGGATACGCAGATAAGATTGAAGTACCTGATAAACTGATTAGCTTACCAGAAATCTTCGTGTTCGGAATTCCGAGAGTAGAGTGGAGCATTGTTCCAACAGTTATCTTTGTAACGCTTTTGTTAATAACAAATATGCTCGCAAGTGTAAAAATAGTTGAAAGTGTTTTTAAATTGGAGCATGTTAATTTTGAAAAAATTTCAATTAAGAAAACAGGAGTATTGATGGGGGTCGGACAAATACTTGCTGGTTTATTTTCAGCGATTGGTCCTGTTCCGATATCGGGCTCAGGTGGATTCATTGCTTCAAGTAAAATTACAAGTCGAATTCCGTTCATAATTGCCTCAAGTTTAATTATAGTAGGTAGTTTGTTCACACCATTTATCACATTTATCGCAGCCTTGCCACCAGCAGTCGGTTACGCAGCTATTTTTCCAATATTCGCTAGTATGATTTCTCTCGGGCTGAAGGAAATCGTTAATGCTTATAATGTAGAGGATGCAGTGAGAAAAGTAGGTGTTCCATTATTTGCGGGTGTAGGTGTTATGTTCGTACCCTCTCAAGCTTTTTCTACTCTTCCACCCATAGTGAGCTCATTGTTAAGCAATGGATTAGTGTTTGGGACGCTCATCGCTTTATTTATAGAAATAGCTAGTAAGCGTGATTTAGAAAAAAGTAAAACAGTGCGTATTCCATGA
- a CDS encoding thiamine phosphate synthase translates to MDFHVLTNGKQPLPVVLSTIKKIEPYVDYIHIREKQLPLQMYEVWMQQFEQHGIPFKKIIMNTNVDIAVRFQLGGVHLPEHINNIREIKQQYPHLLVGSSVHSIESAHRKAIQGTDYITFGHIFDTNSKKGLQPRGLSTLQDVCQSISIPIIAIGGINHSNLSKIRSAGASGFAMMNGIMQHPDPEELALRIHKLLKG, encoded by the coding sequence ATGGATTTCCATGTCCTCACAAATGGGAAGCAACCACTTCCAGTTGTTCTCTCTACAATCAAAAAAATAGAACCCTATGTTGATTACATTCACATTCGTGAAAAACAGTTACCTTTACAAATGTACGAAGTGTGGATGCAACAATTTGAACAGCACGGAATTCCATTTAAAAAAATCATCATGAATACTAATGTTGACATAGCAGTAAGGTTTCAATTAGGAGGTGTGCATCTTCCAGAACATATAAACAATATTCGTGAAATAAAACAACAGTATCCTCACTTACTAGTAGGTAGCTCAGTGCATTCGATTGAAAGCGCACATCGGAAAGCTATACAGGGTACAGATTACATAACATTCGGGCACATTTTTGATACAAACAGTAAAAAAGGACTTCAGCCAAGAGGATTATCCACTCTGCAAGATGTTTGTCAATCAATTTCAATTCCAATTATTGCAATTGGTGGTATTAATCATAGCAACTTATCGAAAATTCGGTCCGCAGGTGCTTCAGGCTTTGCAATGATGAACGGTATTATGCAACATCCTGATCCTGAAGAACTTGCCTTACGCATTCATAAACTCTTAAAAGGATGA
- a CDS encoding thiazole synthase, with product MLKIGQYEFNSRLLLGTGKFPDLQTQKQAVDASATEVLTFAVRRLNIADPNQPNFLEQINLHQYALLPNTAGAATAEEAVRIAKLAKATGLCDMIKVEVIGDDRTLLPDPIETYKACEILLEEGFTVLPYISDDLVLAKRLEQLGVHAIMPGASPIGTGQGIINSVYLKYIIETVNVPVIIDAGIGTPADAAKAMELGADGVLLNTAVSGANDPVQMAEAMKLAVQAGRMGYEAGRIPKKEYATASSPLEGMSKVE from the coding sequence ATGTTAAAAATAGGTCAATATGAATTTAACTCACGTTTATTACTTGGGACTGGTAAATTCCCAGACTTACAAACACAAAAACAAGCAGTTGATGCATCTGCAACAGAAGTCCTTACATTTGCTGTGAGACGTTTAAATATTGCAGATCCAAATCAACCAAATTTCTTAGAACAGATTAACCTTCATCAATACGCATTACTTCCAAACACAGCTGGTGCTGCAACTGCAGAAGAAGCGGTTCGAATTGCAAAATTAGCAAAAGCTACAGGGTTATGTGACATGATTAAAGTTGAAGTCATTGGCGATGATCGGACACTTTTACCAGATCCAATCGAAACGTACAAAGCATGTGAAATCTTATTGGAAGAAGGATTTACTGTTCTTCCTTATATCTCAGATGATCTCGTTCTTGCCAAACGACTTGAACAGCTCGGAGTTCATGCAATCATGCCAGGTGCCTCTCCAATCGGAACAGGCCAAGGTATCATTAACTCTGTCTACTTAAAATACATTATTGAGACTGTTAACGTACCAGTAATCATCGATGCTGGAATTGGTACACCTGCTGATGCTGCAAAGGCTATGGAGCTTGGTGCTGATGGAGTGCTCTTGAATACAGCTGTTTCAGGCGCAAACGATCCTGTCCAGATGGCTGAAGCGATGAAATTAGCGGTACAAGCAGGTCGAATGGGATATGAAGCGGGCAGAATTCCTAAGAAGGAATATGCAACTGCAAGCAGTCCACTAGAAGGAATGAGTAAGGTTGAATGA
- a CDS encoding SpoVR family protein encodes METEEHKGLAYAIDEITEIAKGFGLDFFDMRYEICPAEIIYTFGSYGMPTRFSHWSFGKQFHKMKLQYDLGLSKIYELVINSDPCYAFLLDTNSLVQNKLIVAHVLAHCDFFKNNARFMNTKRDMVESMAATAQRVSNYEHEYGKQEVEEFLDAVLAIQEHIDPSILRPQLAWSMEDDDEEVEDEIITPYDDLWKLDGSQKRKNKQQKTKKKFPPNPEKDILLFIEEYSRELEDWQRDILTMMRQEMLYFWPQLETKIMNEGWASYWHARILREMDLTSDEAVEFAKLNAGVVQPSRTSINPYYLGLKIFEDIEERYNDPTEEMKKRGVKAGSGREKMFEVREVESDISFIRNYLTKDLVMREDMYLFQKQGRDYKIVDKEWEAVRDQLVNMRVNGGFPYITVNDGDYLKNGELYLKHWFEDIELDLKYLEKVLPYVYQLWGRAVHMETVVEKKDVLFTYDGKNMHRKYL; translated from the coding sequence ATGGAAACAGAAGAGCATAAAGGGCTAGCATATGCAATTGATGAAATTACGGAGATTGCTAAAGGGTTTGGACTTGATTTTTTTGATATGCGTTATGAAATTTGCCCAGCTGAAATCATTTATACGTTTGGTTCATATGGCATGCCAACTCGTTTCTCACATTGGAGCTTCGGAAAGCAATTTCATAAGATGAAGTTGCAATATGATTTAGGTTTAAGCAAGATTTATGAGCTCGTTATAAATTCAGATCCTTGTTATGCATTTCTACTTGATACGAATAGCCTTGTGCAAAATAAGTTAATTGTGGCGCACGTGTTAGCACACTGTGATTTCTTTAAGAACAACGCTCGATTTATGAATACGAAGCGAGATATGGTGGAAAGTATGGCCGCAACTGCACAACGTGTCTCAAACTATGAACATGAATATGGGAAGCAAGAAGTAGAGGAGTTTCTCGATGCAGTTCTTGCAATTCAAGAACATATTGATCCGTCTATTTTACGTCCACAGCTTGCTTGGTCAATGGAAGATGATGATGAAGAAGTAGAAGATGAAATCATCACACCATATGATGACCTATGGAAATTAGATGGGTCACAAAAAAGAAAAAATAAACAACAAAAAACGAAGAAGAAGTTCCCGCCTAATCCAGAGAAAGATATCCTGCTCTTTATCGAAGAATATAGCCGTGAATTAGAAGATTGGCAACGTGATATTTTAACGATGATGCGGCAAGAAATGTTGTATTTCTGGCCACAACTAGAGACGAAGATCATGAACGAAGGCTGGGCTTCGTATTGGCATGCACGTATTTTACGTGAAATGGATTTAACGAGTGATGAAGCAGTCGAGTTTGCTAAATTAAATGCAGGAGTTGTGCAACCGTCACGTACATCGATTAACCCTTATTATTTAGGTTTGAAGATTTTTGAAGACATCGAGGAAAGGTACAACGATCCAACAGAAGAAATGAAGAAGCGTGGTGTGAAAGCTGGCTCTGGAAGAGAGAAGATGTTTGAAGTACGTGAAGTTGAGTCTGATATTTCCTTTATACGCAATTATTTAACGAAGGATTTAGTCATGAGAGAAGATATGTATTTATTCCAAAAACAAGGCAGGGATTATAAAATTGTAGATAAGGAATGGGAAGCGGTGCGTGACCAGCTTGTCAACATGAGAGTTAATGGTGGCTTCCCGTATATTACGGTTAATGATGGCGATTATTTAAAAAATGGAGAATTGTATTTGAAGCATTGGTTTGAAGATATCGAGCTTGATTTGAAATATTTAGAGAAGGTTCTTCCGTACGTTTATCAATTATGGGGAAGAGCTGTGCATATGGAAACTGTTGTTGAGAAGAAGGATGTTTTGTTCACATATGACGGCAAGAATATGCATAGAAAGTATTTGTAG
- the thiO gene encoding glycine oxidase ThiO has protein sequence MLKKYEVIIVGGGVIGCSIAFYLSKAGKKVLLLEKDQIGLKSSSAAAGMLGVQAELKEFSPIYPLARRSALLFPDLHQELKELTGIDIGYRVNGAMKPALSDDEFAQFSKTAAWQQAQGETAQMLSTSDTLSLEPSLSESIKGAIYFPNEAQVSPYPLVRAFAMGAIRYGAKIEEAQEVLEVVRDGQEVTSVITSNGSYKADHVVVATGVWGNNPAISHSNNLELYPLKGEALSLKVSTPILHTTVFTESCYLTPKTADEIYIGATEKPYCYDTTPTVNGIHQLLNTAKCLLPALGEAKIDRMWAGLRPTTPDHMPYISKAPNIDNLWYAFGHHRNGILLSAITGEIITSFIDGEEYDLDLTAFTPKEIMHRR, from the coding sequence ATGCTTAAAAAATATGAAGTGATAATCGTTGGTGGAGGCGTTATTGGCTGTTCAATTGCCTTTTATTTATCAAAAGCAGGTAAGAAGGTTCTCTTATTAGAAAAAGACCAAATCGGTTTAAAATCCTCTTCTGCTGCTGCAGGTATGTTAGGGGTTCAAGCTGAACTTAAAGAATTCAGCCCTATTTATCCTTTAGCTAGACGCAGTGCATTATTGTTTCCTGACTTACATCAAGAACTCAAAGAACTAACAGGTATTGATATCGGCTATCGAGTAAATGGAGCGATGAAACCTGCACTCTCTGATGATGAGTTTGCTCAATTTTCTAAAACAGCAGCTTGGCAACAAGCTCAAGGAGAAACAGCACAGATGTTATCGACCTCTGATACACTCTCGTTAGAACCGAGTCTAAGTGAAAGCATAAAAGGTGCGATTTATTTTCCAAATGAAGCTCAAGTATCTCCTTATCCACTAGTAAGAGCTTTTGCTATGGGTGCTATACGATATGGTGCAAAGATAGAAGAAGCACAAGAGGTGCTTGAAGTTGTCCGAGACGGGCAGGAAGTCACTAGTGTAATCACATCAAACGGTTCGTATAAAGCTGATCATGTTGTCGTTGCAACGGGAGTATGGGGAAATAATCCTGCAATAAGTCACTCTAACAATCTCGAACTATATCCTTTGAAAGGCGAAGCTCTTTCACTTAAAGTATCCACACCTATTTTACATACAACTGTTTTCACAGAATCTTGTTACTTAACACCGAAAACAGCCGATGAAATCTATATAGGAGCAACAGAAAAACCTTATTGTTATGATACAACTCCAACTGTAAACGGTATTCACCAGCTACTCAATACCGCAAAATGCTTATTACCGGCATTAGGAGAAGCAAAGATTGATAGAATGTGGGCAGGACTTCGACCAACAACCCCAGATCATATGCCATACATTAGCAAAGCACCTAACATTGATAATCTATGGTATGCATTTGGACATCATCGAAATGGGATACTACTCAGTGCGATTACGGGAGAAATTATAACTTCATTTATTGATGGAGAAGAGTATGACTTAGACTTAACTGCCTTTACACCTAAAGAAATAATGCATAGGAGGTGA
- a CDS encoding ThiF family adenylyltransferase, translating to MNDRYSRQTRFSDIGEAGQVKLTNSHVLIVGAGALGTSIAEMLTRAGVGKLTIIDRDYVEWSNLQRQQLYTEADAKAGTPKALAASKRLNEINHEVVIEPIVADFFDYSTSHSLDKIDLIMDATDNFETRFLINDLAQKHDIPWIYGGATGSTGITYTIIPNVTPCLTCMSDTIPTNNETCDTVGVISPIIQWVTAHQVNEAMKLLTGNKDKLRNTLLYTDLWKNHSSSIKMESLRKVDCPSCGEHASFPYLNHQQKTKLAVLCGRDTIQIRPAHNKKFDRARIERNLSTMTNKVAINEFIIHAHLSENKRVVIFSDGRVLLHGTKDVAEAESLYEQLIYS from the coding sequence TTGAATGATCGATATTCAAGACAAACTCGCTTTAGCGATATTGGTGAAGCTGGTCAAGTAAAATTAACGAACAGCCATGTGCTTATCGTTGGTGCTGGAGCATTAGGAACGAGCATTGCTGAAATGCTTACACGCGCAGGAGTCGGCAAATTAACAATTATTGATCGCGACTATGTTGAGTGGAGCAATTTACAACGTCAACAATTGTATACTGAAGCTGATGCCAAAGCAGGCACACCGAAAGCACTCGCCGCATCAAAACGACTTAACGAGATAAACCATGAAGTTGTAATTGAACCTATTGTTGCTGATTTTTTCGATTATAGCACATCACATTCACTTGATAAGATTGATCTAATAATGGATGCTACAGATAACTTTGAAACACGCTTCCTTATAAATGATCTGGCTCAGAAACACGATATTCCTTGGATATACGGTGGAGCAACGGGCAGCACTGGAATCACATATACGATCATCCCGAATGTTACACCCTGCTTAACATGCATGTCTGATACCATTCCAACAAACAATGAAACGTGTGACACTGTCGGCGTTATCTCACCAATCATCCAATGGGTTACTGCTCATCAAGTGAATGAAGCAATGAAGCTACTAACAGGTAATAAGGATAAACTTCGTAATACGTTACTATATACAGATTTATGGAAAAATCATTCTTCTTCTATTAAGATGGAAAGTCTCAGAAAAGTCGATTGCCCGTCTTGTGGAGAACATGCTTCATTTCCATACTTAAACCATCAACAGAAAACAAAACTAGCTGTTCTTTGTGGAAGAGATACGATTCAAATTCGTCCAGCTCATAATAAGAAATTCGACAGAGCACGAATTGAAAGAAATCTTTCCACAATGACAAACAAAGTCGCTATTAATGAATTCATCATTCATGCACACCTTTCTGAAAATAAAAGAGTCGTCATCTTTTCTGATGGGCGTGTACTACTTCATGGCACAAAGGATGTTGCTGAAGCAGAATCTCTCTACGAGCAATTGATATATTCTTAA
- a CDS encoding 5'-nucleotidase C-terminal domain-containing protein, producing the protein MKKWGSTLLSLTMAMSIGLPLDVNAEEVDKDVKKLTILHTNDVHGRADEGKYDGMGFAKLSTLVEQERSENENVLLLDAGDTVHGTTFATLVKGESIVDVMNVVGYDAMTAGNHDFNYGYERLLELEKMMEFPLLSANVVKEDDSLLLDPYIIEDVDGLKVGIFGLATPETSYKTHPKNVEGLTFTDPVEAAKDMVTELETQGADIIIALTHLGIDESSTETSIKVAEGAPGIDLIVDGHSHTTLVEGMQGENDTLIVSAGEYTKNLGVVDLTFEDGELVTKEASLISKEEASDVQPNAEVEAAINEVKTEQQEVLAEVVGSSEVVLDGEREQVRAGETNLGNLLTDAMLDLTGADVALSNGGGIRASIDAGEVTKGDIITAFPFGNYIITKEMTGSVIKEALEHGVSAYPEPNGGFPHVGGISFAIDTAQPAGDRVHSIKVAGQPIEMDKTYVVATNDFTGAGGDDYTMFADLPIKNEFAALDEALIGYMNKLGNVNPTVEDRIVEAAIKVEDTKENNGKKPEKDKDKDKGKDKEKPAKPEKQKLYVVKKGDTLSHIAIKHGTTWQQLQQLNEMSNPHLIFPGQKIEVPAK; encoded by the coding sequence GTGAAAAAATGGGGTAGTACCTTATTATCATTAACTATGGCTATGTCAATTGGCTTGCCATTAGATGTAAATGCAGAAGAAGTAGACAAAGATGTCAAGAAGCTTACAATCTTGCATACAAACGATGTGCACGGTCGAGCAGATGAGGGTAAATATGATGGCATGGGCTTTGCTAAGCTATCAACTCTTGTTGAGCAAGAACGTTCAGAAAATGAAAACGTATTATTGTTAGATGCAGGAGATACAGTACACGGTACAACTTTTGCAACACTTGTAAAAGGCGAAAGTATTGTTGATGTAATGAACGTAGTTGGTTATGATGCAATGACTGCAGGAAACCACGATTTCAACTATGGTTATGAGCGGTTATTAGAATTAGAAAAAATGATGGAATTCCCATTACTATCAGCTAACGTTGTAAAAGAAGATGATTCATTATTATTAGATCCTTATATTATTGAAGATGTTGATGGACTTAAGGTTGGTATCTTCGGTTTAGCAACACCTGAAACAAGCTATAAAACACATCCGAAAAATGTTGAAGGGTTAACATTCACAGACCCAGTAGAAGCTGCAAAAGATATGGTAACAGAGCTAGAGACTCAAGGTGCTGACATTATTATTGCACTTACTCACCTTGGTATTGATGAGTCAAGTACAGAAACAAGTATAAAGGTTGCTGAAGGTGCACCTGGTATTGATTTAATCGTTGACGGTCACAGCCACACAACACTTGTAGAAGGTATGCAAGGTGAAAATGATACGTTAATCGTTAGTGCTGGGGAATATACAAAAAATCTTGGTGTAGTAGATTTAACGTTTGAAGACGGAGAGTTAGTAACGAAAGAAGCTTCACTTATTTCGAAGGAAGAGGCGTCTGACGTCCAACCTAACGCAGAAGTAGAAGCAGCAATTAATGAAGTGAAGACTGAACAACAAGAAGTGTTAGCTGAGGTTGTAGGTTCTTCAGAAGTTGTTCTAGATGGTGAGCGTGAACAAGTACGTGCTGGTGAAACAAACCTTGGTAACTTGCTTACAGATGCAATGCTTGATTTAACAGGTGCAGATGTAGCATTATCAAACGGTGGCGGAATCCGTGCTTCAATTGATGCAGGTGAAGTTACTAAAGGCGACATCATTACAGCATTTCCTTTTGGAAACTATATCATCACGAAAGAAATGACAGGTAGCGTTATTAAAGAAGCTCTTGAGCATGGTGTAAGTGCATATCCAGAGCCAAATGGTGGATTCCCACATGTTGGTGGTATCTCATTTGCAATTGATACAGCTCAACCAGCAGGTGACCGTGTTCACTCAATTAAAGTAGCTGGACAACCAATTGAAATGGATAAAACATATGTAGTTGCAACAAATGACTTCACTGGTGCAGGTGGAGATGACTACACAATGTTTGCTGACCTTCCAATCAAGAACGAATTCGCTGCATTAGATGAAGCTTTAATCGGTTATATGAATAAGCTTGGTAATGTTAACCCAACAGTAGAAGATCGTATTGTTGAAGCAGCAATCAAGGTAGAAGATACAAAAGAAAATAACGGTAAGAAGCCAGAAAAAGATAAAGATAAAGACAAAGGTAAAGATAAAGAAAAACCAGCAAAACCTGAAAAACAAAAATTATATGTTGTTAAAAAAGGCGATACACTATCTCACATCGCAATCAAACATGGTACAACATGGCAACAACTACAGCAATTAAACGAAATGAGCAATCCACACCTTATCTTCCCTGGACAAAAAATCGAAGTTCCAGCGAAATAA
- the thiS gene encoding sulfur carrier protein ThiS has translation MTIIVNGENINIPESVNTLQDLVHHYNLENKIIVIEQNKEIISQNNYHQQILKNNDVIEIVNFVGGG, from the coding sequence GTGACAATCATCGTCAATGGGGAAAACATCAACATACCTGAGAGTGTGAATACGCTTCAAGACTTAGTTCATCATTATAATTTAGAAAACAAAATTATTGTCATTGAGCAAAATAAAGAAATCATATCTCAAAATAACTATCATCAACAAATTCTTAAAAACAATGATGTTATTGAAATCGTAAATTTTGTAGGAGGCGGTTAA
- a CDS encoding type 1 glutamine amidotransferase domain-containing protein — protein MNSVAKVAVVMTHMFEDVEYTGPAEALRNAGHTLSVISHIKGDTLTGKQKEVQVKSDAGIDQVNPEDFDALFIPGGFSPDNLRVDERFVRFVKHFMYTKKPVFAICHGPQLLLTAGTVSGHNMTGYKSIHEDLRYAGANVFDEEVVVCENLVTSRGPKDIPKFNEAIVNALKKI, from the coding sequence TTGAATAGTGTTGCAAAGGTAGCGGTAGTGATGACACATATGTTCGAAGATGTCGAATATACAGGTCCAGCTGAAGCATTGAGGAACGCTGGTCATACATTGAGTGTAATTAGTCATATTAAAGGAGATACGTTAACTGGAAAGCAAAAAGAAGTACAAGTGAAGTCAGATGCGGGAATCGATCAAGTAAATCCTGAAGACTTCGATGCTTTGTTTATCCCCGGTGGTTTCTCACCAGATAATTTACGTGTAGATGAACGGTTTGTACGTTTTGTAAAGCATTTTATGTATACGAAAAAGCCAGTATTTGCAATTTGTCACGGACCACAGCTTTTGTTAACAGCTGGCACAGTATCTGGCCATAATATGACTGGTTATAAATCAATTCATGAGGATTTACGATATGCAGGTGCAAATGTGTTTGATGAAGAAGTAGTTGTTTGTGAAAATTTAGTCACTAGTCGTGGACCGAAGGATATTCCAAAATTTAACGAAGCTATCGTGAACGCTCTGAAGAAAATATAA
- a CDS encoding SDR family oxidoreductase produces the protein MKNNYFFTGFPGFITSSLLKELVKEEHQINHIYLLVLPQTLKQAEESLHNIPIESSKLTILTGDITKKDLNIASELMPILQESITHVFHLAAIYDIAVPKSLAEKINVHGTKMVNDWVQTLNNLKRYVYFSTAYVSGRREGNILETDLDEGQTFKNHYEQTKFVAEIEVQKIVSKVPTTIIRPGIVKGHSKTGATIKFDGPYFMLNMFEALKASPYIPYFGSGRVEGNFVPVDYVISATIYLAHVDKAIGQTYHLTDPSPYPMREVYRMLMKEYLNQSPKATVPLSVAKSFLIIPPLRKRLKIEREGLDYFTCKSHYDTTNAVRDLEGSGIQCPDFKETVAKMVEYYRIHKDDETKHIQIK, from the coding sequence TTGAAAAATAATTATTTTTTCACTGGTTTTCCTGGTTTTATCACTTCATCACTTTTAAAAGAGTTAGTCAAAGAAGAGCATCAAATTAATCACATCTACCTCCTTGTCCTACCTCAAACTCTTAAACAAGCAGAAGAATCACTTCATAACATACCTATTGAATCTAGCAAACTAACGATCCTTACAGGAGATATTACAAAAAAAGACTTAAATATTGCGTCTGAATTAATGCCTATACTTCAAGAATCGATTACACACGTCTTCCACCTTGCTGCTATCTATGATATAGCCGTTCCAAAGTCACTTGCTGAAAAAATAAATGTCCATGGAACAAAAATGGTCAATGATTGGGTCCAAACGCTTAATAATTTAAAACGTTACGTATATTTCAGTACAGCTTACGTTTCTGGAAGAAGAGAAGGGAACATTCTTGAAACAGATTTAGATGAGGGGCAAACGTTCAAAAATCACTATGAACAAACAAAATTCGTCGCTGAAATAGAAGTACAAAAGATTGTTTCAAAAGTACCTACGACGATTATTCGACCAGGCATTGTTAAAGGTCATTCGAAAACAGGTGCAACCATAAAGTTTGACGGACCATATTTTATGTTAAACATGTTCGAGGCACTAAAAGCATCTCCTTACATCCCGTATTTTGGGAGTGGTCGTGTAGAAGGAAATTTCGTTCCAGTTGATTACGTAATTTCAGCAACTATATACTTAGCACATGTAGACAAAGCAATCGGACAAACGTATCACCTAACAGACCCTTCTCCTTATCCCATGCGTGAAGTGTATAGAATGTTAATGAAAGAATACTTGAATCAATCGCCTAAAGCAACTGTACCTCTTTCAGTTGCTAAGTCATTTCTTATCATACCTCCACTTCGAAAACGACTAAAGATCGAACGGGAGGGTTTAGATTATTTCACATGTAAGTCACATTATGATACGACAAATGCAGTTCGTGATCTAGAAGGATCTGGAATTCAATGTCCTGATTTTAAGGAAACAGTAGCAAAGATGGTTGAATATTATCGAATCCACAAGGATGATGAAACTAAACATATTCAAATCAAATAA